AATCGCTCAATCAACTGCAAATGAAACAAACCGGCTAAACCGAACATGTAGCAACGAACATGCTCCGCCTCCCCAGAGGCGGATTTTTTCACATGAAGAGACAGGAGATGATATTGTATGAGTGAGTCACAAAAGTTGGCGACCTTTGCCGGGGGATGTTTCTGGTGTATGGTTGGGCCTTTTCAGGCAGAAGACGGTGTGCTTCAAGTGAAATCGGGGTACACGGGCGGTCATACCGAAAATCCCACCTATGAAGAAGTCTGCACGAACAAAACAGGCCATGTGGAGGCGATCCAGCTAACGTACCTGCCGAATGAGGTCAGCTATCAACGATTGCTGAAAATCTTTTGGCAAAACATTGATCCTACGGATGCCGGCGGGCAATTTAATGATCGTGGAGCGTCGTATGAAACAGCTGTTTTTTACCACGATGAAGAACAAAAGCAATTAGCAGAGGAGTCACGCCAAGAGCTTGAAGAAAACGGTCCTTTTAATGCTTCGATTGTTACACCGATCCGAGCGGCTGCTCCTTTTTATGATGCAGAAGAAAACCATCAGGATTACCATTTAAAAAACCCGTTTCATTATCAGCTCTATAACAAAGGTTCCGGAAGGGAATCGTTCATAAAAACGTATTGGGGAGATGATTAAATGAGTGAAAAGAAAGTGGACGATGTAAAAGATTTAAAAGAACGATTGACACCCCTGCAATATGAAGTAACCCAAAATGACGCTACGGAACGCCCGTTTGAAAATGAATATTGGAACCACTTTGGGGAAGGTCTATATGTGGATATCGTTTCCGGTGAACCTTTGTTTACGTCTAAAGAAAAATTTGCTTCGAGCTGCGGCTGGCCCAGTTTTACGAATCCATTGGATGAAAAGGGTGTAGAAGAAAAACTGGATACGAGCTTAGGGATGCGAAGGACCGAGGTGCGAAGCAAAGATGCCGATTCGCATTTGGGACATGTGTTTCCTGATGGTCCCGGTGAAAATGGTCTTCGCTATTGCATTAATTCAGCAGCATTAAAGTTTATTCCGGTGCAAGATTTGGAAAAAGAAGGATACGAAGAGTATAAAAAGCACTTTGAATAAATATCGAGGGGGAGGCCAAATGTGTTGGTCTCCCTTCAATCATCTAAGTCGAGAAGGAGGTGAAGGGCTTGCATCATTATTTTCGTTATTATGGGTTACCCGTTAACGTCCATTATCGACGCTTTCCAATGAACGTGAACGGCGATTTTGTTTTTATGCAGCGCTTCACGCCTCCAAGTCCTAAGGAAGAAATTTTACTTTTGCACGGATTTATGGAACATGTTGGAATGCTTGCTCCGTTTATTCGTTCATTAATCGAGCAAGGAAACAGCGTATCAGCGGTAGATTTTCAAGGGCACGGTCTATCCGGTGGCGAACGGTATCGTGTGGACAATTTTCGAGAATATGAAGAAACTTTGGGAAAGGCGTTGGATAAGCTGGCTGAAGCGGACATTCACCCGCAAGTCATTATCGGTCACAGCACAGGCGCCGGGGTTGCAGCCCATTACATATTATCGGAACGGGACTTGCATTGGCGCAAATTAATTCTCGTTGCTCCGTTGGCACGGTCCCGTGGATGGCAGCCTGCTAAACTCGGATATTACGCCGCCAATATGTTTGTGGAAGAACTTCCGAGGCGCTACCGTCAGAATTCATCGGATCCGACCTATGTGGAAAAACAACGTTTTGATCCTTTACAATCCTCGCGGATTCCACTCGCTTGGGTACGGGCAATGTTTGAATGGGAGCGGCGGTTTCGGAAACTTGCTTCCCATTCCATGGACGTGGACATTATACAGGGAACGGACGATCAGACCGTAGCCTGGGAGCATAATTTGCGTTTTTTTGAAGATAAATTTCCTAATGCCACCATTGCGTTGATTGAAAATGGGAAACATCAATTGCTTAATGAAGGCCAGCCGATCCGTTCCATGGTTTACCATTTGATTCACCGAAGCATCGGCCGAG
The Salicibibacter kimchii DNA segment above includes these coding regions:
- a CDS encoding alpha/beta hydrolase; this translates as MHHYFRYYGLPVNVHYRRFPMNVNGDFVFMQRFTPPSPKEEILLLHGFMEHVGMLAPFIRSLIEQGNSVSAVDFQGHGLSGGERYRVDNFREYEETLGKALDKLAEADIHPQVIIGHSTGAGVAAHYILSERDLHWRKLILVAPLARSRGWQPAKLGYYAANMFVEELPRRYRQNSSDPTYVEKQRFDPLQSSRIPLAWVRAMFEWERRFRKLASHSMDVDIIQGTDDQTVAWEHNLRFFEDKFPNATIALIENGKHQLLNEGQPIRSMVYHLIHRSIGRADE